CCTCGAGCTGCATGCGGCCGTGGGTGAGCGTACCGGTCTTGTCGAAAACGAAGTGATTCGCGCGCGCCAGGGTCTCGATCGCATGCCCGCGGGTAACCAGCACACCCATGCGCGCCAGCGCATCGGTCGCCACGGTGAGCGCAGTCGGCGTCGCGAGGGAAAGTGCGCAGGGGCAGGCCACCACCAGCACCGATACGAAGACCCAAAGTGCGCGATCGGGATCGATGACGTACCAGGCGATACCGGTCAACCCCGCGAGCACCAGCAAGGTCACGATGAAATACACCGCCACCCGGTCAGCCACCGTCGCAACGCGCGGCTTCTCGCCCGCCGCGCGTTCCATCAGGCGCCGGATCGCGGCCAGCCGGGTGGCGTCGCCCACTTGCTCGACACGCAGGAGCAGGGGCGAGGACACGTTGATGCTGCCGCCGGTAAGACGGTCGCCGACGCGCTTGGGCACCGGCATGCTCTCGCCGGTGAGCAAGGCCTCGTTCGCCTCGCCAACGCCTTCGACGACCGTCCCATCGACCGGGATCACCTCGCCCGGACGCACGCGGACGACATCGCCCGGCACCAGCTCGGACGTCGGCACCCTATCCGCCGACGTCCGTTGCGGCCAGCCTGCGATGCGTTCGGCAAAGGACGGCAGCGCCTTGCCGAGTTCCTCCACCCCGCGCACCGCACGCTGACGCGCGATCATCTCGAGGTAGCGCCCGCCGAGCAGGAAGAACACGAACATGGTCACCGAGTCGAAATAGACCTCCGGCCCGTCGGTCAGCGTGGCCCACAGACTGGCGACGAAGGCGCTGCCCACGCCCACCGCGACCGGCACGTCCATGCCGAGCCGGCGCAGGCGCACGTCGCGCCAGGCACGCTGGAAGAACGGCGCGGCCGAGTACAGCACCACCGGCAGGGTGAGCAGCAGGCTGGCCCAGCGCAACAGCAGCTCGATGTCCCAGGTCATGTCGCCCTCGCCCGCCACGTAGGCCGGGAAGGCGTACATCATGACCTGCATCATGCCGAAGCCGGCGACGAACACGCGCCACAGCATCGAGCGCCGCTCGCGGTGGGCGACCTGCTCGGAGCGCTCGGCATCGTAGGGATAGGCGCGGTAGCCGATCGCCTGGATCGCCGCCAGGATGTCGGAGAGCTTGATGCTGCGCTCGTCCCAGCGCACGCGCGCACGCCGGGTGGCGTAGTTGATCTGGATCGCCGACACGCCGGGGAGGCGCGCGACGTGGTTCTCGTTGAGCCAGACGCAGGCAGCGCAGGTGATCCCCTCGAGGATCAGCGCTGCCTCGCGTTCGTGCTCGCCCACCGGACGGACGAAACTTTTCTGGAAATCGGGATGATCGAAGAGTCCGAGCTCCTGCAGCTCGGCCGGCATCGCCTCGCGCCGAGTCTCGGGCATGGCGTCGCGGTGGCGGTAGTAGTCGACCAGGCCGTTATCGACGATCGACTGGGCCACGGCCTCGCAGCCCGTGCAGCACATGCGGCGCCGGCGGCCATCGACGTTCACGTAGTGCCGCGTTTCCGACGGGATCGGCAGGCCGCAGTGATAGCAGTCGGCATCGGCTACGGCATCGGCCACGGAAACGGACGGGTCGGCTTGGGTCATGGGCACAAACGCAGAGCCGCCCCGGACGGTCGGACCGTTCGAGGCGGAACGTGGGGAAGCCCGGGTTTTAGCACATTTCGCACCCCCGGGCTATTGCGCCGCAGCATCCGCCGACGGCAGGCGCCGCGGCGATCCGCCCG
This region of Thauera sp. JM12B12 genomic DNA includes:
- a CDS encoding heavy metal translocating P-type ATPase yields the protein MTQADPSVSVADAVADADCYHCGLPIPSETRHYVNVDGRRRRMCCTGCEAVAQSIVDNGLVDYYRHRDAMPETRREAMPAELQELGLFDHPDFQKSFVRPVGEHEREAALILEGITCAACVWLNENHVARLPGVSAIQINYATRRARVRWDERSIKLSDILAAIQAIGYRAYPYDAERSEQVAHRERRSMLWRVFVAGFGMMQVMMYAFPAYVAGEGDMTWDIELLLRWASLLLTLPVVLYSAAPFFQRAWRDVRLRRLGMDVPVAVGVGSAFVASLWATLTDGPEVYFDSVTMFVFFLLGGRYLEMIARQRAVRGVEELGKALPSFAERIAGWPQRTSADRVPTSELVPGDVVRVRPGEVIPVDGTVVEGVGEANEALLTGESMPVPKRVGDRLTGGSINVSSPLLLRVEQVGDATRLAAIRRLMERAAGEKPRVATVADRVAVYFIVTLLVLAGLTGIAWYVIDPDRALWVFVSVLVVACPCALSLATPTALTVATDALARMGVLVTRGHAIETLARANHFVFDKTGTLTHGRMQLEEVLALGERGDDALIRLAAAIEQGSEHPVATGLRAAAGEQALPVAIDLVAQTGEGMSGVVEGEAMWIGRPDFVAAAAGLAAPAALESFAAQGGTVIALASRAGWLGLFRLGDQLRAEAPALARRLAGEGVPMSVLSGDAPVVVEGMAAMLGIRDAHGGLSPQGKQQAISGLQQDPGAVVAMVGDGVNDAPVLAQAHVSIAMGGGTDLARNQADIVLLNENLASLGRGVDLARKTLRIIRQNLWWSFAYNFTSVPLAMAGLVTPWMAGIGMAASSLLVVLNAMRLQGVPGKR